In Pithys albifrons albifrons isolate INPA30051 chromosome 8, PitAlb_v1, whole genome shotgun sequence, a single window of DNA contains:
- the ARPC2 gene encoding actin-related protein 2/3 complex subunit 2: protein MILLEVNNRIIEETLTLKFEGAAAGNKPEAVEVTFADFDGVLYHISNPNGDKTKVMVSISLKFYKELQEHGADEVLKKVYGSYLVNPESGYNVSLLYDLENLPADKDAIVHQAGMLKRNCFASVFEKYFKFQEEGKEGEKRAVIHYRDDETMYVEAKKDRVTVVFSTVFKDDDDVVIGKVFMQEFKEGRRASHTAPQVLFSHREPPLELKDTDAAVGDNIGYITFVLFPRHTNAAARDNTINLIHTFRDYLHYHIKCSKAYIHTRMRAKTSDFLKVLNRARPDAEKKEMKTITGKTFTTR from the exons aAATAAACCAGAGGCAGTAGAAGTAACATTTGCAG ACTTCGATGGAGTCCTTTATCATATTTCAAACCCCAATGGAGACAAGACAAAAGTGATGGTCAGTATTTCTCTGAAATTCTACAAGGAACTCCAGGAGCACGGTGCTGATGAG gTATTGAAGAAAGTCTATGGAAGCTACTTGGTAAATCCTGAATCAG GTTACAATGTCTCTTTGCTCTACGACCTGGAGAACCTTCCAGCAGACAAGGATGCTATTGTACACCAAGCCGGCATGTTGAAGCGCAACTGCTTTGCTTCAGTCTTTGAGAAGTATTTCAAATTCCAGGAAGAGGgcaaagaaggagaaaaaagagcaGTCATCCACTACAGGGACGATGAGACAAT GTATGTCGAGGCAAAAAAGGACCGTGTCACTGTTGTGTTCAGCACAGTATTTAAGGACGACGACGACGTGGTGATCGGAAAGGTGTTTATGCAG GAGTTCAAGGAGGGTCGCCGGGCCAGTCACACAGCCCCACAAGTGCTCTTCAGCCACAGGGAGCCACCCTTGGAGCTGAAAGACACGGATGCAGCCGTTGGCGACAATATTGGCTACATCACCTTTG TGCTGTTCCCCCGTCACACCAATGCTGCAGCCAGAGACAACACCATAAACCTGATCCACACATTCCGGGACTACCTGCACTATCACATCAAGTGCTCAAAG GCCTATATTCACACACGCATGAGGGCGAAAACATCAGATTTCCTCAAGGTGCTGAACCGTGCCCGTCCAgatgcagagaagaaagaaatgaaaacaatcaC GGGGAAGACGTTCACAACCCGTTAA
- the AAMP gene encoding angio-associated migratory cell protein has protein sequence MEPDEGPGALGLHGDEEIIEVVELGPPGPDDLAEEMEDVDFEDEEADEPDAEAWDSEDDEGVEDGMETPDDSEVTFSLHSASVFCVSLDPKSNTLAVTGGEDDKAFVWRVSDGELLFECSGHKDSVTCAGFSHDSVFVATGDMSGLIKVWRVDAKEEVWSFEVGDLEWMEWHPQAHVLLAGTADGNTWMWKIPSGECKTFQGPACPATCGRILPDGKRAVVGYEDGTMRIWDLKQGTSLHVLKGQDGHQDPLTCVASNQDGSLIMTGSVDCHAKLVNSATGKVVCVFKMESAAPKAPISEGEEAESSSVESLGFCNVMPLAAVGYLDGTLAIYDLSTQSLRHKCQHESGIVQLLWEESSAVVYTCSLDGAVRLWDARSGKMISEYRGHSAEILDFAVNKDASIVVTTSGDHQAKVFCVQRPDR, from the exons ATGGAGCCCGACGAGGGCCCGGGGGCGCTGGGCCTTCACGGCGACGAAGAGATCATCGAGGTGGTGGAGTTGGGCCCGCCCGGGCCAG ATGACCTGGCCGAGGAGATGGAGGACGTGGACTTTGAGGATGAGGAGGCAGACGAGCCCGATGCCGAGGCTTGGGATTCGGAGGATGATGAGGGAGTGGAGGACGGCATGGAGACGCCGGACGACAGCGAGGTCACATTCTCCCTCCACTCGG CTTCTGTTTTCTGCGTAAGCCTTGACCCCAAGAGCAACACGCTGGCAGTGACAGGCGGGGAGGATGACAAGGCCTTTGTGTGGCGTGTGAGTGACGGGGAGCTCCTGTTCGAGTGCTCAG GACACAAGGACTCGGTCACCTGTGCCGGCTTCAGTCATGACTCCGTGTTCGTGGCCACGGGTGACATGTCTGGACTTATCAAAGTGTGGCGGGTAGATGCCAAGGAGGAAGTGTGGTCCTTCGAGGTGGGGGACTTGGAG TGGATGGAATGGCACCCTCAAGCTCATGTCCTTTTGGCGGGCACAGCTGATGGCAACACTTGGATGTGGAAGATCCCCAGTGGGGAGTGCAAAACCTTCCAGGGCCCTGCCTGCCCGGCCACGTGTGGCAGGATCCTGCCTGATG GGAAGCGGGCAGTGGTGGGGTATGAGGATGGAACCATGCGCATCTGGGACCTGAAGCAGGGAACCTCGCTGCATGTCCTGAAAG GCCAGGACGGCCATCAGGACCCCTTGACGTGTGTGGCCAGCAACCAGGACGGCAGTTTGATTATGACGGGCTCTGTGGACTGTCATGCTAAGCTAGTCAACTCTGCCACGGGCAAG GTGGTGTGTGTGTTCAAGATGGAGAGCGCGGCCCCCAAGGCACCCATCAGTGAGGGTGAGGAGGCAGAGTCCAGCTCGGTGGAGTCGCTGGGCTTCTGTAATGT GATGCCACTTGCTGCTGTGGGCTACCTGGATGGCACACTGGCTATTTATGATCTCTCCACACAGAGCCTGAGGCATAAGTGCCAACACGAG tCGGGGATcgtgcagctgctgtgggaggagagcTCGGCCGTGGTTTACACCTGCAGCCTGGATGGGGCTGTGCGGCTCTGGGACGCGCGCTCGGGGAAGATGATCAGCGAGTACCGAGGGCACTCTGCCGAAATCCTTGACTTCGCCGTCAACAA GGATGCCTCCATTGTGGTGACCACCTCTGGCGACCACCAAGCCAAAGTGTTCTGCGTCCAGCGCCCTGATCGCTAG
- the PNKD gene encoding probable hydrolase PNKD isoform X5, with amino-acid sequence MAATRAGLRGLLESAAPSVRSARPWGRPGPPGTRLLGQSCHRPAGQRAGPEPGGAGLPEGVEYIPTRKRGKNPMKPVGVAWYSLYAHTRLGYLFYQRQVKKARERYPHGHSVPQPCCFPGVKILPIPVLSNNYSYLVIDTGSSRAAVVDPSDPLAVQAAIEEEGVMLEAIFCTHKHWDHSGGNAVLCQKHSSCKVYGSALDAIPQLTNPLADREKVSVGCLTFEALATPGHTVGHMVYVLDGGPFGSPPCLFSGDLLFLAGCGRPFEGSPETMLASLDVAMGLGEDTLLWPGHEYALECLTFASLLELDNSALEQKLQWAVQQRQEKRSTCPSTMGEEQTYNPFLRTHQPELQEALGLWQDWGEHPDAFRARVLKEVRRRKDLYQAT; translated from the exons ATGGCGGCGACGCGAGCCGGACTGCGAG GACTGCTGGAATCAGCCGCACCTTCAGTGCGTTCCGCCAGGCCCTGGGGGCGACCAGGACCCCCGGGAACACGGCTCCTCGGGCAGAGCTGCCACCGGCCGGCGGGACAGCGGGCCGGGCCGGAGCCTGGCGGCGCGGGGCTCCCTGAGGGCGTGGAGTACATCCCCACGCGCAAGAGGGGCAAGAACCCGATGAAGCCGGTGGGAGTGGCCTG GTACAGCCTGTATGCCCATACACGCCTGGGCTACCTCTTCTACCAGCGGCAGGTGAAGAAGGCCCGGGAGCGATACCCCCATGGCCACTCCGTGCCCCAGCCTTGCTGCTTCCCTG gagTGAAAATCCTGCCCATTCCTGTGCTCTCTAACAATTACAGCTACCTGGTCATCGACACTGGCTCCAGCCGCGCAGCCGTCGTTGACCCCTCTGACCCACTGGCCGTGCAG gctgCCATTGAAGAAGAGGGGGTGATGTTGGAGGCCATATTCTGCACACACAAGCACTG GGACCACAGTGGGGGGAATGCGGTGCTCTGCCAgaagcacagctcctgcaaagTGTACGGCAGTGCTCTTGATGCCATCCCACAGCTCACCAA CCCACTTGCAGACAGGGAGAAGGTGAGCGTGGGCTGCCTGACCTTCGAGGCACTCGCCACACCTGGCCACACTGTGGGCCACATGGTGTACGTGCTGGATGGAGGGCCCTTCGGGAGCCCCCCCTGCCTCTTCTCTGGGGACCTCCTCTTCCTCGCTGGCTGTG GCAGACCATTCGAGGGCTCCCCTGAAACCATGCTTGCCTCCCTGGATGTGGCCATGGGCTTGGGTGAGGACACACTGCTGTGGCCGG GCCACGAGTATGCGCTGGAGTGCCTGACCTTCGCCAGCCTCCTGGAGCTGGACAATTCTGCACTGGAGCAGAAGTTGCAGTGGGCAGTGCAGCAGCGCCAGGAGAAGAGGAGCACG tgcccctCCACGATGGGGGAAGAGCAGACCTACAACCCCTTCCTGCGGACACACCAGCCGGAGCTGCAGGAGGCACTGGGACTGTGGCAGGACTGGGGGGAGCATCCTGATGCTTTCCGTGCCCGCGTCCTCAAGGAGGTGCGGAGGCGCAAGGACCTCTACCAAGCCACGTAG
- the TMBIM1 gene encoding protein lifeguard 3 → MSQPSAPPPYDDKNPLYPPPPGGYPQPPHYAEGYPQPGGYPPAAGYGQPGAYPAAGGYSHPGMAMPTMPIRFGDNGIGDGSPFQSVDWDDRKIRHTFIRKVYAIISLQLLVTVGIIAIFTFVDPVCSFVQRNVAIYYASYAVFLVTYIVLVCCQGPRRRFPWNIILLSIFTLAMGLMTGTIASMYQTKAVLIAMLITAIVAIIVTIFCFQTKVDFTSCPGLFCVLGIVVMVTGIITAIVLSFKYVTWLHMLYAAIGAIAFTLFLAYDTQLVLGNRKNTLSPEEYVYGALTIYTDIIYIFTFLLQIVGRD, encoded by the exons ATGTCGCAGCCCAGCGCACCCCCCCCCTATGATGACAAGAATCCCCTCtaccccccacccccagggggGTACCCTCAGCCCCCTCACTATGCTGAGGGGTATCCACAGCCCGGGGGCTATCCCCCAGCAGCAGGATATGGGCAGCCAGGGGCGtacccagcagcaggagggtaCTCTCATCCGGGGATGGCCATGCCCACCATGCCTATTCGGTTTG GTGACAATGGCATTGGGGATGGCTCACCCTTCCAATCAGTTGACTGGGATGACAGAAAAATCCGGCACACCTTCATCCGCAAG GTCTATGCCATCATCTCCTTGCAGCTGTTGGTGACAGTGGGGATCATCGCCATCTTCACCTTTGT TGACCCTGTCTGCTCCTTTGTCCAGAGGAATGTTGCCATCTACTATGCCTCATA TGCCGTGTTCCTAGTGACCTACATTGTGCTGGTCTGCTGCCAGGGTCCCCG GAGACGCTTTCCATGGAATATCATCCTGCTGAGCATCTTT ACTCTGGCCATGGGGCTGATGACAGGCACGATTGCCAG CATGTACCAGACTAAGGCTGTCCTGATTGCCATGCTCATCACCGCCATTGTGGCCATCATTGTCACCATCTTCTGCTTCCAGACCAAG GTTGATTTTACATCATGTCCAGGGCTGTTTTGTGTGTTGGGCATCGTGGTCATGGTAACTGGGATCATCACTGCTATCGTCCTCTCCTTCAAATAC GTCACCTGGCTCCACATGCTGTATGCGGCCATTGGGGCCATTGCGTTCACACTG TTCCTCGCCTATGACACCCAACTTGTGTTGGGGAACAGGAAGAACACACTGAGCCCTGAGGAGTACGTCTATGGTGCCCTCACCATCTACACCGACATCATCTACATCTTCACCTTCCTCCTGCAGATAGTGGGCCGGGATTAG
- the PNKD gene encoding probable hydrolase PNKD isoform X1, producing MCPVCASVPALPVPPARRRRGRQGARRARDAGRRHGRGARRGAGTRGRLPAPRPPRPPRRRRAHGLRRPAAVPPGVQPVCPYTPGLPLLPAAGEEGPGAIPPWPLRAPALLLPCYLVIDTGSSRAAVVDPSDPLAVQAAIEEEGVMLEAIFCTHKHWDHSGGNAVLCQKHSSCKVYGSALDAIPQLTNPLADREKVSVGCLTFEALATPGHTVGHMVYVLDGGPFGSPPCLFSGDLLFLAGCGRPFEGSPETMLASLDVAMGLGEDTLLWPGHEYALECLTFASLLELDNSALEQKLQWAVQQRQEKRSTCPSTMGEEQTYNPFLRTHQPELQEALGLWQDWGEHPDAFRARVLKEVRRRKDLYQAT from the exons ATGTGTCCCGTGTGCGCGTCTGTCCCCGCGCTCCCGGTTCCcccggcgcggcggcggcgagGCCGGCAGGGGGCGCGTCGGGCGCGTGACGCCGGTCGGCGGCATGGCcggggggcgcggcggggcgcgGGGACTCGGGGCCGCCTGCCTGCGCCTcgcccgccgcgcccgccgcgccgccgccgcgctcaTGGCCTTCGCCGCCCCGCTGCTGTTCCGCCTGGG GTACAGCCTGTATGCCCATACACGCCTGGGCTACCTCTTCTACCAGCGGCAGGTGAAGAAGGCCCGGGAGCGATACCCCCATGGCCACTCCGTGCCCCAGCCTTGCTGCTTCCCTG CTACCTGGTCATCGACACTGGCTCCAGCCGCGCAGCCGTCGTTGACCCCTCTGACCCACTGGCCGTGCAG gctgCCATTGAAGAAGAGGGGGTGATGTTGGAGGCCATATTCTGCACACACAAGCACTG GGACCACAGTGGGGGGAATGCGGTGCTCTGCCAgaagcacagctcctgcaaagTGTACGGCAGTGCTCTTGATGCCATCCCACAGCTCACCAA CCCACTTGCAGACAGGGAGAAGGTGAGCGTGGGCTGCCTGACCTTCGAGGCACTCGCCACACCTGGCCACACTGTGGGCCACATGGTGTACGTGCTGGATGGAGGGCCCTTCGGGAGCCCCCCCTGCCTCTTCTCTGGGGACCTCCTCTTCCTCGCTGGCTGTG GCAGACCATTCGAGGGCTCCCCTGAAACCATGCTTGCCTCCCTGGATGTGGCCATGGGCTTGGGTGAGGACACACTGCTGTGGCCGG GCCACGAGTATGCGCTGGAGTGCCTGACCTTCGCCAGCCTCCTGGAGCTGGACAATTCTGCACTGGAGCAGAAGTTGCAGTGGGCAGTGCAGCAGCGCCAGGAGAAGAGGAGCACG tgcccctCCACGATGGGGGAAGAGCAGACCTACAACCCCTTCCTGCGGACACACCAGCCGGAGCTGCAGGAGGCACTGGGACTGTGGCAGGACTGGGGGGAGCATCCTGATGCTTTCCGTGCCCGCGTCCTCAAGGAGGTGCGGAGGCGCAAGGACCTCTACCAAGCCACGTAG
- the PNKD gene encoding probable hydrolase PNKD isoform X4, whose translation MCPVCASVPALPVPPARRRRGRQGARRARDAGRRHGRGARRGAGTRGRLPAPRPPRPPRRRRAHGLRRPAAVPPGVQPVCPYTPGLPLLPAAGEEGPGAIPPWPLRAPALLLPCYLVIDTGSSRAAVVDPSDPLAVQAAIEEEGVMLEAIFCTHKHWDHSGGNAVLCQKHSSCKVYGSALDAIPQLTNPLADREKVSVGCLTFEALATPGHTVGHMVYVLDGGPFGSPPCLFSGDLLFLAGCGGCVGVQADHSRAPLKPCLPPWMWPWAWVRTHCCGRATSMRWSA comes from the exons ATGTGTCCCGTGTGCGCGTCTGTCCCCGCGCTCCCGGTTCCcccggcgcggcggcggcgagGCCGGCAGGGGGCGCGTCGGGCGCGTGACGCCGGTCGGCGGCATGGCcggggggcgcggcggggcgcgGGGACTCGGGGCCGCCTGCCTGCGCCTcgcccgccgcgcccgccgcgccgccgccgcgctcaTGGCCTTCGCCGCCCCGCTGCTGTTCCGCCTGGG GTACAGCCTGTATGCCCATACACGCCTGGGCTACCTCTTCTACCAGCGGCAGGTGAAGAAGGCCCGGGAGCGATACCCCCATGGCCACTCCGTGCCCCAGCCTTGCTGCTTCCCTG CTACCTGGTCATCGACACTGGCTCCAGCCGCGCAGCCGTCGTTGACCCCTCTGACCCACTGGCCGTGCAG gctgCCATTGAAGAAGAGGGGGTGATGTTGGAGGCCATATTCTGCACACACAAGCACTG GGACCACAGTGGGGGGAATGCGGTGCTCTGCCAgaagcacagctcctgcaaagTGTACGGCAGTGCTCTTGATGCCATCCCACAGCTCACCAA CCCACTTGCAGACAGGGAGAAGGTGAGCGTGGGCTGCCTGACCTTCGAGGCACTCGCCACACCTGGCCACACTGTGGGCCACATGGTGTACGTGCTGGATGGAGGGCCCTTCGGGAGCCCCCCCTGCCTCTTCTCTGGGGACCTCCTCTTCCTCGCTGGCTGTG GTGGTTGTGTGGGAGTCCAGGCAGACCATTCGAGGGCTCCCCTGAAACCATGCTTGCCTCCCTGGATGTGGCCATGGGCTTGGGTGAGGACACACTGCTGTGGCCGG GCCACGAGTATGCGCTGGAGTGCCTGA
- the PNKD gene encoding probable hydrolase PNKD isoform X3, producing the protein MCPVCASVPALPVPPARRRRGRQGARRARDAGRRHGRGARRGAGTRGRLPAPRPPRPPRRRRAHGLRRPAAVPPGVQPVCPYTPGLPLLPAAGEEGPGAIPPWPLRAPALLLPCYLVIDTGSSRAAVVDPSDPLAVQAAIEEEGVMLEAIFCTHKHCPLADREKVSVGCLTFEALATPGHTVGHMVYVLDGGPFGSPPCLFSGDLLFLAGCGRPFEGSPETMLASLDVAMGLGEDTLLWPGHEYALECLTFASLLELDNSALEQKLQWAVQQRQEKRSTCPSTMGEEQTYNPFLRTHQPELQEALGLWQDWGEHPDAFRARVLKEVRRRKDLYQAT; encoded by the exons ATGTGTCCCGTGTGCGCGTCTGTCCCCGCGCTCCCGGTTCCcccggcgcggcggcggcgagGCCGGCAGGGGGCGCGTCGGGCGCGTGACGCCGGTCGGCGGCATGGCcggggggcgcggcggggcgcgGGGACTCGGGGCCGCCTGCCTGCGCCTcgcccgccgcgcccgccgcgccgccgccgcgctcaTGGCCTTCGCCGCCCCGCTGCTGTTCCGCCTGGG GTACAGCCTGTATGCCCATACACGCCTGGGCTACCTCTTCTACCAGCGGCAGGTGAAGAAGGCCCGGGAGCGATACCCCCATGGCCACTCCGTGCCCCAGCCTTGCTGCTTCCCTG CTACCTGGTCATCGACACTGGCTCCAGCCGCGCAGCCGTCGTTGACCCCTCTGACCCACTGGCCGTGCAG gctgCCATTGAAGAAGAGGGGGTGATGTTGGAGGCCATATTCTGCACACACAAGCACTG CCCACTTGCAGACAGGGAGAAGGTGAGCGTGGGCTGCCTGACCTTCGAGGCACTCGCCACACCTGGCCACACTGTGGGCCACATGGTGTACGTGCTGGATGGAGGGCCCTTCGGGAGCCCCCCCTGCCTCTTCTCTGGGGACCTCCTCTTCCTCGCTGGCTGTG GCAGACCATTCGAGGGCTCCCCTGAAACCATGCTTGCCTCCCTGGATGTGGCCATGGGCTTGGGTGAGGACACACTGCTGTGGCCGG GCCACGAGTATGCGCTGGAGTGCCTGACCTTCGCCAGCCTCCTGGAGCTGGACAATTCTGCACTGGAGCAGAAGTTGCAGTGGGCAGTGCAGCAGCGCCAGGAGAAGAGGAGCACG tgcccctCCACGATGGGGGAAGAGCAGACCTACAACCCCTTCCTGCGGACACACCAGCCGGAGCTGCAGGAGGCACTGGGACTGTGGCAGGACTGGGGGGAGCATCCTGATGCTTTCCGTGCCCGCGTCCTCAAGGAGGTGCGGAGGCGCAAGGACCTCTACCAAGCCACGTAG
- the PNKD gene encoding probable hydrolase PNKD isoform X2 has protein sequence MAGGRGGARGLGAACLRLARRARRAAAALMAFAAPLLFRLGYSLYAHTRLGYLFYQRQVKKARERYPHGHSVPQPCCFPGVKILPIPVLSNNYSYLVIDTGSSRAAVVDPSDPLAVQAAIEEEGVMLEAIFCTHKHWDHSGGNAVLCQKHSSCKVYGSALDAIPQLTNPLADREKVSVGCLTFEALATPGHTVGHMVYVLDGGPFGSPPCLFSGDLLFLAGCGRPFEGSPETMLASLDVAMGLGEDTLLWPGHEYALECLTFASLLELDNSALEQKLQWAVQQRQEKRSTCPSTMGEEQTYNPFLRTHQPELQEALGLWQDWGEHPDAFRARVLKEVRRRKDLYQAT, from the exons ATGGCcggggggcgcggcggggcgcgGGGACTCGGGGCCGCCTGCCTGCGCCTcgcccgccgcgcccgccgcgccgccgccgcgctcaTGGCCTTCGCCGCCCCGCTGCTGTTCCGCCTGGG GTACAGCCTGTATGCCCATACACGCCTGGGCTACCTCTTCTACCAGCGGCAGGTGAAGAAGGCCCGGGAGCGATACCCCCATGGCCACTCCGTGCCCCAGCCTTGCTGCTTCCCTG gagTGAAAATCCTGCCCATTCCTGTGCTCTCTAACAATTACAGCTACCTGGTCATCGACACTGGCTCCAGCCGCGCAGCCGTCGTTGACCCCTCTGACCCACTGGCCGTGCAG gctgCCATTGAAGAAGAGGGGGTGATGTTGGAGGCCATATTCTGCACACACAAGCACTG GGACCACAGTGGGGGGAATGCGGTGCTCTGCCAgaagcacagctcctgcaaagTGTACGGCAGTGCTCTTGATGCCATCCCACAGCTCACCAA CCCACTTGCAGACAGGGAGAAGGTGAGCGTGGGCTGCCTGACCTTCGAGGCACTCGCCACACCTGGCCACACTGTGGGCCACATGGTGTACGTGCTGGATGGAGGGCCCTTCGGGAGCCCCCCCTGCCTCTTCTCTGGGGACCTCCTCTTCCTCGCTGGCTGTG GCAGACCATTCGAGGGCTCCCCTGAAACCATGCTTGCCTCCCTGGATGTGGCCATGGGCTTGGGTGAGGACACACTGCTGTGGCCGG GCCACGAGTATGCGCTGGAGTGCCTGACCTTCGCCAGCCTCCTGGAGCTGGACAATTCTGCACTGGAGCAGAAGTTGCAGTGGGCAGTGCAGCAGCGCCAGGAGAAGAGGAGCACG tgcccctCCACGATGGGGGAAGAGCAGACCTACAACCCCTTCCTGCGGACACACCAGCCGGAGCTGCAGGAGGCACTGGGACTGTGGCAGGACTGGGGGGAGCATCCTGATGCTTTCCGTGCCCGCGTCCTCAAGGAGGTGCGGAGGCGCAAGGACCTCTACCAAGCCACGTAG